A genome region from Thermoanaerobacterium xylanolyticum LX-11 includes the following:
- a CDS encoding GtrA family protein, whose protein sequence is MMERQEKQDNSKAGIIQFIKFNLVGIVNTLVDFSVFTVLTFFGMYYMAAQVISYSCGVVNSFMMNKYWTFGDKSTPHGYEIFKFIAVNGVSLAVSLSILYPIKPVLGVLSAKIIATLFSMMINFVGSKLWVFKKA, encoded by the coding sequence ATGATGGAAAGACAGGAGAAACAAGATAATAGCAAAGCAGGGATTATACAGTTTATAAAGTTTAATCTTGTAGGCATAGTAAATACTTTGGTGGATTTTTCGGTTTTCACTGTTCTTACGTTTTTTGGAATGTACTACATGGCGGCGCAGGTGATATCTTATAGCTGTGGTGTTGTAAACAGCTTTATGATGAATAAATACTGGACATTTGGCGATAAATCAACTCCACATGGTTATGAAATATTCAAGTTTATTGCTGTCAATGGTGTATCATTAGCTGTATCTCTTTCCATCCTGTATCCAATAAAACCCGTTTTAGGCGTACTTTCCGCTAAGATTATTGCCACATTGTTTTCAATGATGATAAATTTTGTAGGCAGCAAGCTTTGGGTATTTAAGAAGGCTTAA
- a CDS encoding glycosyltransferase family 2 protein, which yields MSHIKYSVVIPVYNEELLIEESYRRLKKVMDSTDETYELIFVDDGSHDKSAEILSGISMNDRNVKLISFSRNFGHQTAITAGMDNAKGDAVVVIDADLQDPPEVILKMIEKWKEGYDVVYGKRAERKGESFFKLFTARVFYRLLKSLTNVDIPVDTGDFRLIDRKVCDVMNSMTSIKEKNRYIRGLVSWVGFKQTGVEYVRDPRLAGETKYTLKKMLKLAMDGITSFSYAPLKLPLNLGVFLLVTGFAYLIVELVLRIAGVDVSIENTVIAINMILFGLNFSVLGAFGEYIGRIYDEVRDRPLYIIARKVGFDDGKTGETR from the coding sequence ATGTCTCATATAAAGTATTCTGTTGTCATACCTGTGTACAACGAAGAACTTCTTATTGAAGAATCGTACAGGCGACTTAAAAAAGTCATGGACTCAACTGATGAGACTTACGAGCTTATATTTGTAGATGACGGCAGCCATGACAAGTCAGCAGAGATTCTAAGTGGGATAAGCATGAATGATAGAAATGTGAAACTTATAAGCTTTTCGAGAAATTTTGGGCATCAGACAGCTATAACCGCTGGCATGGATAATGCGAAAGGTGATGCTGTTGTTGTCATCGATGCAGATCTGCAGGATCCACCTGAAGTGATATTGAAGATGATTGAGAAGTGGAAAGAAGGATACGACGTTGTGTATGGCAAAAGGGCAGAAAGAAAAGGTGAGTCATTCTTTAAGCTCTTTACAGCAAGAGTATTCTACAGATTGCTAAAAAGTCTTACAAATGTAGATATACCAGTCGATACAGGTGATTTTCGCTTGATAGATAGAAAAGTATGTGATGTAATGAATTCTATGACATCAATAAAAGAAAAAAACAGGTATATAAGAGGGCTTGTAAGCTGGGTAGGTTTTAAGCAAACAGGTGTAGAATACGTAAGAGATCCAAGGCTTGCAGGTGAAACGAAATACACACTTAAAAAGATGCTTAAGCTTGCCATGGATGGTATTACGTCGTTTTCGTATGCACCGCTTAAATTGCCTTTGAATTTGGGCGTTTTTCTGTTAGTTACAGGATTTGCGTATTTGATTGTAGAGCTTGTTTTAAGGATTGCAGGCGTTGATGTATCGATAGAAAATACAGTCATAGCTATAAATATGATCTTATTTGGTCTAAACTTTTCAGTCTTAGGAGCATTTGGTGAGTACATCGGAAGGATATACGATGAAGTAAGGGATAGACCATTGTACATCATAGCGAGAAAGGTGGGGTTTGATGATGGAAAGACAGGAGAAACAAGATAA
- a CDS encoding glycosyltransferase family 39 protein — MKRLKFNKDNIGLYLILLLSAILNFTNLSIEGYANQYYAAGVKSMSMSLKNFFFVSYDPAGFVTIDKPPLGFWIQTIFAKIFGFSGISILLPQAIAGVISVALIYVLVKRYFGKTAGLISALVLATTPVFVADSRNNTIDNMLLMTLLFAVLAFMKALDTGKLKYLLLSLFLVGVGFNVKMLEAYMIIPAVYITYILASKISFKKRIGYLSLATVVLLIVSLSWAIIVDMTPQSMRPYVGSSTDNSELELIIGHNGLERLGLGRNTGFGGGFGGGRIGNFNGGEFRRNFGNFNAQVNQGNFPRFNGQNGANPNFAGGNFGRPNGNRGGMGGMFGGDEKASILRLFSNNSLSDQIIWLFPMAIFGFLAELLRKRLKRPFDDGRKLSLILWISWLVPVFIYFSFTTGMFHPYYLTMMAPPIATLTGIGIVSMWEMYKEGGTKSWLLPLSFVADGLVELLILYYHYNTSNITKYIMLSVAVFSIGSAVVLSLMTFAKNGGFKVKKAMLTVGVIGLLIAPTIWSATTLFYPMNGTMPSAGLELMTGRNRFDFGGGNINSSADSKLISFLEKNKGSAKYLLVVSSSQSADSIIIKTGEPVMALGGFSGSDNILTLSQFKELVKKGEVRYVMTGGMDRGSNSEIMNWVRENGKLVPTSEWSSTNSTQSGNGFGGFGRDFGELYDLKGVNVN, encoded by the coding sequence ATGAAAAGATTGAAGTTTAATAAAGACAATATCGGATTATATTTAATCTTACTATTATCAGCAATATTGAATTTTACTAATTTAAGTATTGAAGGATATGCAAACCAGTATTACGCTGCAGGCGTAAAAAGCATGAGCATGAGCCTTAAGAATTTTTTCTTTGTATCTTACGATCCGGCTGGATTTGTCACGATAGACAAGCCGCCGCTGGGCTTTTGGATACAGACTATTTTTGCTAAAATATTTGGATTTAGCGGCATAAGCATATTGCTGCCGCAGGCCATAGCAGGTGTCATATCAGTAGCCTTAATATACGTCCTCGTTAAAAGGTATTTTGGCAAGACAGCGGGGCTTATATCAGCATTGGTTTTGGCCACAACACCTGTATTTGTGGCAGACAGCAGAAACAATACAATAGACAATATGCTCCTTATGACCCTTTTGTTTGCAGTTTTAGCTTTTATGAAAGCCTTGGACACAGGCAAACTTAAGTATTTGCTGTTAAGCTTATTTTTAGTAGGCGTTGGCTTTAATGTAAAGATGCTGGAGGCATACATGATAATTCCAGCAGTGTATATAACGTACATCTTAGCATCAAAGATAAGTTTTAAGAAAAGGATCGGCTATTTGTCATTAGCTACTGTTGTGTTACTTATTGTATCCCTTTCGTGGGCAATCATTGTTGACATGACTCCTCAAAGCATGAGACCTTATGTAGGTAGCAGCACAGACAATTCAGAATTAGAGCTTATTATAGGGCACAATGGGCTTGAGAGGCTTGGGCTTGGCAGAAACACAGGTTTTGGCGGTGGATTTGGCGGCGGTCGCATAGGAAATTTCAATGGTGGAGAATTTAGGAGAAACTTTGGCAATTTCAATGCTCAGGTTAACCAAGGCAATTTTCCAAGGTTTAATGGGCAAAATGGTGCAAATCCAAATTTCGCAGGCGGCAATTTTGGAAGGCCAAATGGCAATAGAGGCGGAATGGGCGGTATGTTCGGCGGAGATGAAAAAGCCAGCATATTGAGGCTTTTTTCAAACAACAGCTTGTCTGATCAGATAATATGGCTTTTCCCTATGGCGATCTTTGGATTTTTAGCAGAACTTTTAAGAAAAAGGCTTAAAAGGCCATTTGATGATGGTAGGAAGCTTTCTCTGATATTGTGGATTTCATGGCTTGTGCCTGTGTTTATATACTTTAGCTTTACAACAGGCATGTTCCATCCGTACTATTTGACGATGATGGCACCTCCTATAGCGACACTTACAGGCATAGGCATCGTTTCAATGTGGGAGATGTATAAAGAAGGTGGTACAAAGTCGTGGCTTTTGCCTTTATCATTTGTGGCTGACGGCTTAGTCGAACTTCTCATATTGTACTACCACTACAATACATCTAACATTACAAAGTACATCATGTTGTCTGTTGCAGTGTTTTCTATCGGATCGGCAGTAGTTTTGTCATTGATGACTTTTGCTAAGAATGGCGGATTTAAAGTCAAAAAGGCGATGCTTACAGTAGGTGTAATAGGGCTTTTGATAGCGCCTACTATCTGGTCAGCTACGACGCTATTTTATCCTATGAACGGTACCATGCCATCAGCAGGATTAGAGCTTATGACAGGTAGAAATAGGTTTGATTTCGGTGGCGGAAATATAAATAGCAGTGCAGATTCTAAGCTTATAAGTTTCCTTGAGAAAAACAAAGGTAGCGCAAAGTATCTTTTAGTCGTATCATCATCACAAAGCGCCGATAGCATAATTATAAAGACAGGCGAACCTGTGATGGCATTAGGAGGTTTCTCAGGCTCAGACAATATTTTGACCTTAAGTCAATTTAAAGAGCTTGTGAAAAAAGGCGAAGTAAGGTATGTGATGACTGGCGGCATGGATAGAGGCTCTAATAGTGAGATAATGAACTGGGTAAGAGAAAATGGAAAGCTTGTGCCAACAAGCGAATGGAGCAGCACAAATTCTACTCAAAGCGGTAATGGCTTCGGAGGATTTGGCAGAGATTTTGGGGAACTTTATGATCTTAAAGGTGTCAATGTCAACTGA